A genomic window from Sphingobacterium sp. BN32 includes:
- a CDS encoding M28 family metallopeptidase, with product MKKSLALSLFLGLALQFGFAQKQKKLQITSTENISRILNTLASDEMRGRSSLSIPDISRAADFIASEFKHIGLQPYAEENYRQSFIVNKSKVASQSVLWDGKPLGEDKFLIVGGGVAENFNEGSGLKTLRITAADDFSVKFREYVQKEADNAIVLVDKKHETFLARFKKIYSGRENITTKDQANTSAVSKVFVIADQLAGKYQIVQQRQEDELPMFNVAGIIPGKSKADEFVIFSSHYDHIGIIKPEGQDSIANGADDDASGTTALIELARYYKKLNNNERTLIFVAFTAEEIGMFGSKYFSNKIDPEKVTAMINIEMIGKDSRFGPNSLYVTGFDASNLGALMQENLKGSSFTFHPDPYKTQNLFYRSDNAVLAALGVPAHTFSTSQIDKDAYYHTVKDEVSTLDINNIKSSIEAIAAGAIGIINGTQTPSRVEKLRD from the coding sequence ATGAAAAAATCCTTAGCACTTTCTTTGTTCTTGGGGCTAGCCTTACAGTTTGGTTTCGCACAAAAACAAAAAAAACTACAGATCACTTCAACAGAAAATATCAGTAGAATTCTAAATACACTCGCTTCCGACGAAATGCGCGGAAGATCGTCCTTATCTATTCCTGACATCTCCAGAGCAGCAGATTTTATCGCTTCCGAATTTAAGCATATCGGCTTGCAGCCATATGCCGAAGAGAACTATAGACAATCCTTTATCGTCAATAAATCTAAAGTAGCTAGTCAAAGCGTTCTTTGGGATGGTAAACCGCTCGGCGAGGATAAGTTTCTGATTGTTGGTGGGGGAGTAGCGGAAAACTTCAATGAGGGCTCCGGCTTGAAAACCTTGCGTATCACGGCAGCAGATGACTTCTCGGTAAAGTTCCGAGAATATGTACAGAAAGAGGCCGATAATGCAATCGTATTGGTCGACAAGAAGCATGAAACCTTTTTAGCTCGCTTCAAAAAGATTTATTCCGGACGCGAGAACATCACAACGAAAGATCAAGCGAATACAAGCGCTGTAAGCAAAGTTTTTGTCATTGCAGATCAATTGGCCGGTAAATACCAAATCGTTCAACAGCGCCAAGAAGACGAGCTCCCTATGTTTAATGTAGCAGGTATCATCCCTGGCAAATCTAAAGCGGACGAATTTGTTATCTTTTCATCGCATTATGACCATATCGGTATTATCAAGCCTGAAGGGCAGGACTCCATCGCCAATGGCGCCGATGATGATGCCTCAGGTACAACAGCTTTAATCGAACTGGCTCGCTATTACAAGAAATTGAACAACAATGAACGCACCTTAATCTTCGTTGCTTTCACAGCAGAGGAGATTGGTATGTTCGGGTCGAAATACTTCTCGAACAAAATCGATCCGGAAAAAGTGACGGCAATGATCAATATAGAAATGATCGGCAAAGACTCACGATTCGGTCCAAACAGCTTATATGTTACGGGGTTTGATGCATCCAACTTAGGGGCATTGATGCAAGAGAATCTAAAAGGTTCTTCTTTTACCTTTCATCCCGACCCTTATAAAACGCAAAACTTATTCTACCGCAGCGACAATGCTGTATTGGCTGCTTTAGGCGTGCCGGCACATACCTTCTCCACCTCACAGATTGATAAGGATGCGTATTACCATACGGTGAAAGATGAAGTGAGCACCCTAGACATTAACAATATCAAGTCCAGTATCGAAGCAATTGCTGCCGGTGCTATCGGCATCATCAATGGCACGCAGACACCAAGCCGCGTAGAAAAACTAAGAGATTAG
- a CDS encoding rhodanese-like domain-containing protein, with amino-acid sequence MKEISVQELKDMMDHNVEFQLIDVREPFEYEVSNLNGVNIPLSGVVIESEKISKDIPVVIQCRSGKRSAQAVMLLEQEGYTNLSNLQGGILAWKDAFDPEMEVY; translated from the coding sequence ATGAAAGAAATTAGCGTTCAGGAATTAAAGGATATGATGGATCATAATGTTGAATTTCAATTAATTGACGTTCGTGAGCCTTTTGAATATGAAGTATCCAATTTAAATGGGGTCAACATTCCATTATCAGGTGTGGTAATTGAATCGGAAAAGATTTCTAAAGATATTCCGGTTGTTATTCAGTGTCGTTCGGGAAAGCGTAGCGCTCAGGCTGTTATGTTATTGGAGCAAGAGGGATATACGAATCTTTCGAATTTACAGGGCGGTATTTTGGCATGGAAAGATGCTTTTGACCCAGAAATGGAAGTTTATTAG
- a CDS encoding Glu/Leu/Phe/Val dehydrogenase, with the protein MSSQDNTTYSFFQGVARNFDKAAKFTRFSPGILDQIKTCNSILRVKFPVKIGEGIEVIEAYRVQHSHHKLPCKGGIRFSMEVDQDEVMALASLMTYKCAIVNVPFGGAKGGIKIDAKKYSEYELEKITRRYTTELVKKNFIGPGTDVPAPDYGTGAREMSWIVDTYTTLNPNEINAQACVTGKPISQGGVRGRAEATGLGVFFGVREAVKNAEDMAALGLSVGIEGKRVIVQGLGNVGYHAANYFQDEGAILVGLIEYEGAIYNADGLDLNAVVAHRKATGSILNFPGAENILESAKGLEYPCDILIPAALESVINGDNADRIQAQIIGEAANGPLTPEADEILNGKGKVVIPDIYLNAGGVTVSYFEWLKNLSHVRYGRLEKRFSENMYAEILNIIESMTNQKVSKLERKIILRGPDEVDLVYSGLEDTMIGSYQEIHDIWKNTEGVEDLRTAAFICAINKVGESYNELGIFP; encoded by the coding sequence ATGTCCAGTCAAGACAACACAACGTACAGCTTTTTCCAAGGGGTTGCTCGCAACTTCGACAAAGCGGCCAAATTCACTCGTTTTTCCCCCGGAATTCTCGATCAAATCAAAACTTGTAACTCTATTCTTCGTGTGAAGTTCCCCGTGAAAATCGGAGAAGGGATTGAAGTAATTGAAGCTTACCGCGTTCAGCACTCGCATCATAAGTTGCCATGTAAAGGTGGTATCCGTTTTAGTATGGAGGTAGATCAGGATGAGGTCATGGCGCTGGCATCCTTAATGACTTACAAATGTGCCATCGTAAATGTTCCTTTCGGCGGTGCGAAAGGCGGTATTAAAATCGACGCTAAGAAGTATTCGGAATACGAATTAGAGAAGATCACCAGACGTTATACAACGGAATTGGTGAAGAAGAATTTTATCGGTCCAGGAACCGATGTACCGGCACCAGATTATGGCACCGGCGCGCGCGAAATGAGCTGGATCGTCGATACATACACGACATTGAATCCTAACGAGATCAATGCACAGGCTTGTGTTACGGGTAAGCCAATTTCTCAGGGAGGTGTTCGCGGACGTGCAGAAGCAACCGGATTGGGTGTTTTCTTCGGTGTTCGTGAAGCGGTTAAGAATGCGGAGGACATGGCTGCATTAGGCCTCTCGGTAGGAATCGAGGGCAAGCGCGTTATTGTTCAGGGATTAGGAAATGTGGGCTATCATGCTGCAAATTACTTCCAGGACGAAGGCGCTATTTTAGTGGGATTGATTGAATATGAGGGTGCAATTTATAATGCAGACGGACTTGATCTGAATGCGGTCGTTGCGCATAGAAAAGCAACAGGGTCGATTTTGAATTTCCCTGGTGCGGAGAACATCCTAGAATCAGCTAAAGGATTAGAATATCCATGTGATATCTTGATTCCAGCAGCATTGGAATCCGTAATCAATGGAGACAATGCGGATAGAATCCAAGCGCAAATTATAGGTGAGGCTGCGAATGGTCCGTTGACTCCAGAAGCGGATGAAATATTGAACGGTAAAGGCAAGGTGGTTATTCCAGACATCTATCTGAATGCAGGTGGTGTGACGGTTTCTTACTTCGAATGGTTGAAGAACTTAAGCCATGTTCGTTATGGACGCTTAGAGAAGCGCTTTAGCGAAAACATGTATGCGGAGATCTTGAATATCATTGAGTCGATGACCAATCAAAAGGTTTCTAAGTTAGAGCGCAAGATTATCTTACGTGGACCGGATGAGGTTGATTTAGTATATTCTGGATTGGAAGATACGATGATCGGTTCTTACCAAGAGATCCACGATATCTGGAAGAATACCGAGGGTGTTGAGGATTTGAGAACGGCAGCCTTTATTTGTGCAATCAATAAGGTTGGCGAGTCTTATAATGAATTAGGAATCTTCCCATAA
- a CDS encoding DUF6358 family protein: MTKKFILNVVLNLGIVFLILSSVAGYNSGNMLYLGLSIALLVVLVYLKVVLLKQVSRDVQAKKAAAAQEQARQKKRAKK; this comes from the coding sequence ATGACGAAGAAGTTTATCTTAAACGTAGTATTGAACCTAGGTATTGTATTCTTGATACTTAGCAGTGTTGCCGGTTATAACAGCGGAAATATGTTATACCTGGGTCTGTCGATTGCCCTATTGGTAGTTTTGGTTTATCTGAAAGTTGTTTTATTGAAACAGGTGAGCCGCGATGTGCAAGCGAAGAAGGCAGCGGCAGCACAGGAACAAGCAAGACAAAAAAAGAGGGCTAAAAAATAG
- the gcvT gene encoding glycine cleavage system aminomethyltransferase GcvT, translating into MKNTALSNLHIALGAKMVPFAGFNMPVQYSGINDEHETVRTGVGMFDVSHMGEFILKGEKALDLIQKISSNDASKLYDGKVQYAYIPNEEGGIVDDFLTYKIDDNTYLLVVNASNIEKDWNWISKYNTFSVEMKDISDKTSLFAVQGPKAADALQGLTDIELAPMEYYSFQKGVFAGVENVLVSATGYTGAGGFEIYVDNEHAEQVWNAIMEAGKQYGIKPIGLGARDTLRLEMGFCLYGNDIDDTTSPLAAGLGWVTKFTKDFVNSENLKAEKERGLTQKLVGFEMIDRGIPRHDYEIVDAEGNKIGRVTSGTQSPTLKKSVGLGYVDTAFAKDGTEIFISIRNQPIKAIVKKPPFVK; encoded by the coding sequence ATGAAAAATACTGCGTTATCAAACCTGCATATTGCTTTAGGCGCGAAGATGGTTCCTTTCGCTGGTTTTAACATGCCTGTTCAATACAGCGGCATTAATGATGAGCACGAGACTGTACGTACCGGAGTAGGTATGTTCGACGTAAGCCATATGGGTGAGTTCATCTTAAAAGGTGAAAAAGCACTTGACCTGATTCAAAAAATCTCTTCTAACGATGCTTCTAAGCTTTATGACGGTAAAGTACAATATGCTTATATCCCGAATGAAGAAGGTGGAATTGTAGATGATTTCTTGACTTATAAAATTGACGACAACACTTACCTTCTTGTGGTCAATGCTTCCAATATTGAAAAAGACTGGAACTGGATCAGCAAATACAATACTTTCAGTGTAGAGATGAAAGATATCTCAGATAAAACTTCTTTATTCGCTGTACAAGGACCGAAAGCTGCAGATGCATTACAAGGTTTAACAGACATCGAATTAGCCCCTATGGAGTATTATTCTTTCCAAAAAGGTGTATTTGCCGGTGTTGAGAATGTATTAGTGTCAGCAACAGGCTATACAGGTGCTGGTGGCTTTGAAATCTACGTAGATAATGAGCATGCTGAGCAAGTATGGAATGCGATCATGGAAGCAGGTAAACAATATGGTATTAAACCAATCGGTTTGGGTGCTCGTGATACTTTACGTTTAGAAATGGGCTTCTGTTTATATGGAAATGATATCGACGATACCACATCTCCATTAGCAGCAGGTCTTGGTTGGGTTACTAAATTCACCAAAGACTTCGTGAACTCAGAAAACCTAAAAGCTGAAAAAGAAAGAGGATTGACACAAAAGCTAGTCGGCTTCGAAATGATCGACAGAGGTATCCCTCGTCATGATTACGAAATCGTAGATGCTGAAGGAAATAAAATTGGACGCGTTACTTCAGGAACGCAGTCGCCAACCTTGAAGAAATCCGTTGGTTTAGGCTATGTGGATACTGCTTTCGCAAAAGACGGAACAGAAATCTTCATTTCTATCCGTAATCAGCCGATCAAAGCAATCGTTAAAAAGCCGCCTTTTGTAAAATAA
- a CDS encoding pseudouridine synthase, which produces MLEILYEDQDLIAINKPHGLLVHRSSIAADTSEFALQLLRDQIGKTVYPAHRLDRKTGGILLFSLNKETDSLIQQAFANNQIKKEYLAVLRGFSPLKDSIDYPLKKDNGTLQDAITHYETLQHTEIDLPFGKHPTSRYSLVKAMPQTGRMHQLRRHFAHILHPIIGDRPHGCNKQNKLWKETFAHDSMLLHASHLSFKHPRTGEHVEINAKLQPEFERALTILNISDPLRFT; this is translated from the coding sequence ATGCTGGAGATACTTTACGAAGATCAGGACCTAATTGCCATCAATAAACCGCACGGCCTGTTAGTTCACCGCTCATCCATCGCTGCAGATACTTCCGAATTTGCCCTGCAATTGTTAAGAGATCAGATCGGCAAGACCGTCTATCCCGCTCATCGTCTCGATCGCAAAACTGGTGGAATACTCCTGTTCTCCTTGAACAAGGAAACCGACTCTCTGATTCAACAGGCTTTTGCCAACAACCAGATTAAAAAAGAATATCTGGCCGTTCTACGCGGATTTTCACCGCTCAAAGACAGCATCGACTATCCCTTGAAAAAAGACAACGGAACCCTGCAAGATGCCATTACTCATTACGAAACCCTTCAACATACCGAAATAGATCTTCCTTTCGGTAAGCATCCGACCTCACGCTATTCGCTCGTGAAGGCGATGCCCCAGACCGGAAGAATGCATCAGCTCCGCCGGCATTTTGCACATATATTGCACCCCATCATCGGCGATCGGCCACATGGCTGCAATAAGCAAAATAAACTTTGGAAAGAGACCTTTGCGCATGACAGCATGTTGCTGCATGCCTCGCATTTATCTTTCAAACATCCGCGAACCGGAGAGCATGTGGAAATAAACGCAAAGCTACAACCCGAATTCGAAAGAGCATTGACCATACTGAATATCTCCGATCCCCTCAGATTTACGTAA